One stretch of Muribaculum intestinale DNA includes these proteins:
- a CDS encoding sodium:solute symporter family transporter, whose translation MESLNYIVLFLYFLGLIAVSWLMSRRIKSSEDMFIAGRSSSWWLSGMSTYMTIFSASTFVVWGGVAYRSGIVAVIIGNLVGIACLVTGRWLAGRWRQIKINSPGDFIAVRFGKTTVDFYTIAGIIGRGVHTGVALYAIAVVMSTLMVLPEGHFLADSTGHLSISWAVVILGAITLVYTIAGGFLAVLMTDVIQFGVLIAVVLFMIPLSLHTIGGLDNFINSPALPDTYFDLASGEYPWIWLLLWTGLNIFQMGGDWPFVQRYISVPTARDARRSNYLVGVLYLFTPILWYLPAMVYRTINPDANPEQAYILMSQTVLMKGMLGVMLAAMISATLSCVSGTLNVYANVFTYQIYGATHPEAKDRTLIKAGRLFTLAFGVAIIAIALLIPFMGGAERVVVTILTMVIAPLFIPSVWGLLSSRINGRQVIWAMLATYAIGITMKFSLSGLVNNQVLEATVGLLLPVAIMATLQLRGHLKGYVCPGYEKITQMEDTSADTEPDEATRRAVKSYSFMAINCFLVTLGAIALLLLYLMATETYDPAVVSIMTGTCLVIAVLIGIYTAYRIADSRKHKKTVTA comes from the coding sequence ATGGAATCACTCAATTATATAGTACTGTTTCTCTACTTCCTGGGACTGATTGCCGTAAGCTGGCTCATGTCGCGCCGCATAAAAAGCTCGGAGGACATGTTTATCGCCGGACGCAGCTCCTCGTGGTGGCTGTCGGGAATGTCGACATACATGACCATATTCTCAGCCAGCACTTTCGTAGTGTGGGGAGGCGTGGCATACCGCTCGGGAATAGTTGCCGTAATAATCGGCAACCTCGTAGGCATAGCCTGCCTGGTAACAGGCAGGTGGCTCGCCGGCCGATGGCGTCAGATAAAGATTAACTCTCCCGGCGACTTCATCGCTGTACGCTTCGGTAAAACCACTGTCGACTTCTACACGATAGCCGGCATCATAGGCCGCGGCGTACATACCGGAGTGGCGCTCTACGCCATCGCCGTTGTGATGTCGACACTGATGGTACTCCCCGAAGGACATTTCCTCGCCGACTCAACCGGGCATCTGTCGATATCATGGGCTGTGGTGATACTCGGAGCCATCACCCTCGTGTATACCATAGCCGGCGGATTTCTCGCGGTACTGATGACCGACGTAATTCAGTTCGGTGTACTCATCGCGGTGGTCCTGTTCATGATACCCCTCTCGCTGCACACTATCGGTGGTCTCGACAACTTCATAAACTCACCGGCACTGCCCGACACGTACTTCGACCTCGCTTCAGGCGAGTATCCGTGGATATGGCTTCTGCTCTGGACCGGCCTCAACATATTCCAGATGGGAGGCGACTGGCCATTCGTACAGCGCTATATCAGCGTGCCAACCGCCCGCGACGCACGCAGGAGCAACTACCTCGTAGGAGTGCTATATCTATTCACCCCGATACTGTGGTATCTCCCGGCCATGGTATACCGCACAATCAATCCCGACGCCAATCCCGAGCAGGCCTACATACTCATGAGCCAGACGGTACTCATGAAAGGTATGCTCGGAGTAATGCTCGCGGCTATGATTTCGGCGACACTCAGCTGTGTGTCAGGCACGCTTAATGTATACGCCAACGTGTTCACCTACCAGATATACGGAGCCACGCATCCCGAGGCAAAGGACCGCACCCTCATCAAGGCCGGACGACTTTTTACCCTCGCCTTCGGTGTGGCCATCATAGCCATCGCCCTGCTCATCCCGTTTATGGGCGGAGCCGAGCGCGTGGTAGTGACTATTCTCACCATGGTGATTGCACCGCTCTTTATCCCGTCGGTGTGGGGATTGCTGTCAAGCCGTATCAACGGCCGACAGGTGATATGGGCTATGCTCGCCACCTACGCCATCGGCATAACCATGAAGTTCTCCCTCTCCGGCCTGGTCAACAACCAGGTGCTCGAAGCTACCGTAGGGTTGCTCCTCCCGGTTGCGATAATGGCCACACTGCAGCTACGCGGCCATCTCAAGGGATATGTATGTCCCGGCTACGAAAAAATCACACAGATGGAGGATACATCAGCCGACACGGAGCCTGACGAAGCCACACGGCGCGCTGTAAAATCGTATTCTTTCATGGCCATAAACTGCTTCCTGGTCACACTCGGCGCAATAGCCCTGCTGCTCCTGTATCTGATGGCTACCGAGACATACGACCCGGCTGTAGTCAGCATAATGACCGGCACATGCCTCGTAATCGCCGTCCTTATCGGAATCTACACGGCCTACCGCATTGCCGATTCACGCAAACACAAAAAGACTGTAACAGCATGA
- a CDS encoding NAD(P)-dependent alcohol dehydrogenase: MKENMNVAVMNGIGKMGFITRPVPTPSKGEVLIKIDYVGICGSDIHYYETGRIGNYVVEPPFVLGHEAAGEVVALGEGVTNLSVGDRVALEPGKTCGHCRYCREGKYNLCPDVVFFATPPVDGVFQEYATHPADLCFRLPENVSNLEGALIEPLAIGFHAANQGGARAGQKAVVFGAGCIGLVCMMALKAEGVSEIIVVDVMAKRLEKAMTLGATATINAAEEDTVERIKELTGGEGIDLSIETAGTEITTRQAIEVARKGSTIVLVGYSKTGELTLPISLFIDKELTFRSVFRYRHIYPMAIEAVAKGRVNLKDIATHIFGLSEIQEAMDRSVSDKANIVKAAVRIDQ, encoded by the coding sequence ATGAAGGAAAACATGAATGTAGCCGTAATGAACGGCATCGGAAAGATGGGCTTTATCACACGCCCGGTTCCAACTCCGTCAAAGGGAGAAGTACTTATAAAGATTGACTATGTAGGCATATGCGGCTCTGATATACATTATTATGAAACAGGCCGCATAGGAAATTATGTGGTAGAGCCCCCGTTTGTGCTCGGCCACGAGGCAGCAGGCGAGGTAGTGGCGCTTGGCGAGGGAGTGACAAATCTCTCCGTAGGCGACCGTGTGGCGCTTGAACCCGGCAAGACATGCGGTCACTGCCGCTACTGCCGTGAAGGGAAATACAATCTGTGTCCCGACGTGGTGTTCTTCGCCACTCCGCCTGTCGACGGAGTATTCCAGGAATATGCCACCCACCCCGCCGACCTCTGCTTCCGGCTTCCGGAAAATGTAAGTAATCTCGAGGGTGCGCTTATAGAGCCTCTGGCCATCGGATTCCATGCCGCCAACCAAGGTGGCGCACGGGCCGGACAGAAAGCCGTGGTATTCGGAGCCGGATGTATCGGACTGGTATGCATGATGGCGCTGAAAGCCGAGGGAGTGTCGGAAATTATCGTAGTCGATGTCATGGCCAAGCGTCTTGAGAAAGCGATGACACTCGGAGCGACCGCCACCATCAATGCAGCCGAAGAGGATACTGTAGAGCGTATAAAGGAACTCACCGGCGGCGAAGGCATCGACCTGTCGATTGAGACCGCAGGCACCGAGATAACCACCCGCCAGGCTATCGAGGTGGCCCGCAAAGGCTCCACTATAGTGCTTGTTGGCTACAGCAAGACCGGCGAACTCACATTGCCCATATCTCTGTTCATCGACAAGGAGCTCACATTCAGAAGTGTATTCCGCTACCGGCATATCTATCCCATGGCAATCGAGGCTGTAGCCAAAGGACGTGTGAACCTGAAAGATATAGCAACCCACATATTCGGCCTCAGCGAGATACAGGAAGCCATGGACCGCAGCGTAAGCGACAAAGCCAACATCGTGAAGGCTGCCGTAAGGATTGACCAGTAA
- a CDS encoding LacI family DNA-binding transcriptional regulator: MRYVTIKDIADALGISKSSVSRALAGDMRNVSPSTIERVRAKALEMGYRRNMTAVNLRAKANKIIGIIVPEITTPFSMEFVTTVQEAVQPLGYRVLIAVSSEDPSRERQNLDMFENGRVDGLLVSVTHNVANRDHFENLVKSNFPIVFFDRTIRDLQCSSVCSNDGLMSFFLVEHLIRSGRRRIVNLAGPSYIENSRARSQGYREALEKFHIPLDRRLIVSGGMSVEDGAVAVERLLDGGIDFDAIYCFTETQALGAKRTLQERNLIIPQDVAICTMSGTSLSSFVYPQITAVEQNVVEMARIAVRLLLEKIDIPSAPRQNITLHSSMIVRGSTSAEESSSL, encoded by the coding sequence ATGCGATACGTTACAATAAAAGACATTGCAGACGCTCTCGGCATATCCAAGTCGAGTGTGTCGCGTGCGTTGGCCGGGGATATGCGCAACGTCAGTCCATCCACTATTGAACGCGTCCGTGCCAAGGCGCTGGAGATGGGTTATCGCCGTAACATGACGGCAGTAAACCTCCGTGCCAAGGCCAACAAGATTATAGGGATAATAGTGCCGGAAATCACAACACCCTTTTCGATGGAATTCGTCACTACGGTGCAGGAGGCGGTGCAGCCGCTCGGCTATCGGGTGCTTATTGCTGTGTCGAGCGAGGATCCGTCGCGTGAGCGTCAGAATCTTGATATGTTTGAGAATGGCCGTGTCGACGGTCTTCTCGTATCGGTTACGCACAACGTGGCCAACCGCGACCATTTTGAAAATCTGGTAAAATCGAATTTCCCAATCGTATTCTTTGACCGAACCATACGTGACCTTCAGTGCTCGTCGGTGTGCTCCAACGATGGCCTCATGTCATTTTTTCTTGTGGAGCACCTGATACGTAGCGGACGCCGGCGCATAGTAAATCTCGCCGGCCCGTCATATATAGAAAATTCGCGCGCGCGTTCCCAAGGATATCGCGAAGCGCTTGAGAAATTCCATATACCGCTCGACCGACGGCTTATTGTGTCGGGAGGAATGTCGGTCGAAGACGGTGCCGTAGCGGTAGAGCGGTTGCTCGACGGAGGCATTGATTTCGACGCCATATATTGCTTCACGGAAACACAGGCGCTCGGTGCGAAGCGTACACTTCAGGAGCGCAATCTGATAATACCGCAGGATGTGGCCATATGTACGATGTCGGGCACATCCCTGTCATCGTTCGTATATCCGCAGATTACAGCAGTAGAGCAGAATGTGGTTGAGATGGCGCGTATCGCTGTGAGATTATTGCTGGAGAAAATCGACATACCGAGTGCCCCTCGGCAGAACATAACTCTCCACTCCTCTATGATAGTACGTGGCTCTACCTCCGCCGAGGAATCGTCATCGCTCTAA
- a CDS encoding calcineurin-like phosphoesterase C-terminal domain-containing protein: protein MRILFTSILSAILLPVMADTLVHGTVTDVAGIPVAGAAISDGHEVVLTDLAGQYSLMSPLDLGYVFVSTPDGYEPAERLGNRPKFWQHVAQGETSPVDFRLRRLPSDSALAVIAVADLQIANRAVDRERLRDLYVPDLNRAVDSLRSCGLNPIVLTLGDQTCEYYWYDNNYGLADFNREFTVGAPVYHTMGNHDNDPYFAGDIPAATTWHREMGPSYYSFNRGGCHFVVLDNILYNNADGAPGHHGKRDYRTGMTSSQLAWLERDLATVRDKDAPLFISMHGVLLSYPVAEGDTVKTVYRMTNGGQHIDSLLAPFRRINVLSGHAHNSHFQHTPDGRIREYNYQAACGTWWPARIKPPRPNFWMGGDGAPWGYAIWNFSTPEPTQLYKGFAMSPDYQMRVYDLNCVAITDTTLTKAYLPGDESNRNVVLANVWAYEPGCSVRMFEDGRELKVTRVKAQDPLHFMLRAIPLKADGVAVNKALMPENTAHMFRAHASRPDTPVMVEFTDIHGHTFTTVLSRPARNSCLETFLAK from the coding sequence ATGAGAATCCTCTTTACATCGATTCTGTCGGCCATATTGCTACCGGTAATGGCCGACACTCTGGTACATGGCACTGTTACGGATGTCGCCGGCATACCGGTAGCCGGAGCAGCCATATCCGATGGGCATGAGGTAGTGCTTACCGACTTGGCGGGACAATACTCTCTGATGTCGCCGCTTGATCTCGGCTATGTATTTGTATCGACTCCCGATGGATATGAACCGGCCGAGCGTCTGGGCAACCGTCCTAAATTCTGGCAACACGTGGCGCAGGGAGAGACTTCGCCTGTCGATTTTCGTTTGCGCAGACTCCCGTCCGATTCGGCTCTTGCGGTGATTGCAGTGGCCGACTTGCAGATTGCAAATCGGGCCGTCGACCGCGAGCGTCTGCGCGATTTGTATGTGCCCGACCTAAACCGTGCCGTCGACTCGCTTCGTTCATGCGGTCTAAACCCTATAGTTCTGACTCTCGGCGACCAGACATGTGAGTATTACTGGTACGATAATAATTACGGACTTGCTGATTTCAACAGGGAGTTTACAGTCGGCGCTCCGGTATATCATACTATGGGAAATCATGACAATGACCCATATTTTGCAGGTGACATCCCTGCTGCCACTACCTGGCACCGGGAGATGGGCCCCTCCTATTATTCATTCAACCGGGGCGGATGTCACTTTGTAGTGCTTGACAATATACTGTACAATAATGCAGACGGAGCGCCCGGCCATCATGGCAAACGCGACTATCGTACAGGTATGACCTCATCTCAGCTCGCGTGGCTTGAGCGCGACCTCGCCACTGTCAGGGATAAGGATGCTCCCCTTTTCATATCCATGCATGGTGTGCTGCTCAGCTATCCTGTAGCGGAGGGCGACACGGTGAAAACAGTCTACCGCATGACCAACGGTGGTCAGCATATTGATTCGCTCCTTGCGCCTTTCCGCAGAATCAATGTCTTGTCGGGGCATGCCCATAACAGTCACTTCCAGCATACTCCCGACGGACGCATACGCGAGTACAACTATCAGGCCGCCTGCGGCACATGGTGGCCTGCACGAATCAAACCACCGCGTCCGAATTTCTGGATGGGCGGTGACGGAGCCCCGTGGGGATATGCCATATGGAATTTTTCCACTCCGGAGCCTACACAACTCTACAAGGGATTTGCCATGAGTCCTGACTATCAGATGCGCGTTTACGACCTCAACTGCGTGGCGATAACCGATACAACCCTCACTAAAGCGTATCTGCCCGGCGATGAGTCCAACCGAAATGTAGTGCTTGCCAATGTCTGGGCCTATGAGCCGGGATGCAGTGTCAGAATGTTTGAGGATGGCCGTGAATTGAAGGTGACACGTGTGAAGGCTCAGGACCCACTCCACTTCATGCTGCGCGCTATCCCGCTGAAAGCCGACGGGGTGGCTGTAAATAAAGCGCTCATGCCTGAAAATACCGCACATATGTTTAGGGCGCACGCCTCGCGGCCCGACACCCCTGTCATGGTCGAGTTTACCGATATCCACGGGCATACGTTTACTACTGTACTCTCTCGTCCCGCCCGGAATTCTTGTCTCGAAACTTTTTTAGCGAAATGA